In Paenibacillus thermoaerophilus, the following are encoded in one genomic region:
- a CDS encoding methionine ABC transporter permease, protein MLADFFSSFSEYRELYVQSLKETGIMVGYSLLISAVIGLILGIVLVVTRPGHIYPQPGIYQILNVIINIVRSLPFIILMVAIIPFTKAIVGTTIGVKGAIVPLVVYTAPYLARLMESALLEVDRGVIEAFQAMGATRRQIITRVLLREARPGLVLGLTIGTISLIGATAMAGVVGAGGLGDVAIRYGYQRWEPDVMVTCVILLIVSVQLVQSIGTWIAKKLRKN, encoded by the coding sequence ATGCTGGCTGATTTTTTCAGCAGCTTTTCGGAATACAGGGAGTTGTATGTGCAATCGCTGAAAGAGACCGGCATTATGGTCGGCTACTCCCTGCTCATCTCGGCCGTCATCGGTTTGATTCTCGGCATTGTCCTTGTGGTCACCCGGCCCGGACACATTTATCCGCAGCCGGGAATCTATCAAATCTTGAATGTCATTATCAACATCGTGCGTTCTTTGCCCTTTATCATCCTGATGGTGGCCATTATCCCCTTTACAAAAGCCATCGTCGGCACCACGATCGGTGTAAAAGGCGCGATCGTGCCGTTGGTCGTCTATACGGCGCCGTATCTGGCCCGGTTGATGGAGTCGGCCCTGCTTGAAGTGGATCGCGGCGTTATCGAAGCGTTCCAGGCGATGGGCGCGACCCGGAGGCAGATCATTACGCGCGTGCTGTTGCGCGAGGCGAGACCCGGATTGGTGCTCGGATTGACCATCGGGACCATCAGTTTGATCGGCGCGACCGCGATGGCCGGTGTCGTCGGGGCGGGCGGCCTCGGCGACGTCGCGATCCGGTACGGCTATCAGCGTTGGGAACCGGATGTCATGGTGACCTGCGTGATCCTGCTGATCGTGTCCGTAC
- a CDS encoding methionine ABC transporter ATP-binding protein: protein MIRLENVTKVFVQDKQKVEAVKNVSLHVRKGEIFGIIGFSGAGKSTLIRCINYLERPTEGTVRINGVDLAGLNEAQLRETRRKIGMIFQNFNLLSSATVFDNVAAPLRLVRTPVSEIEKKVGELLEIVGLKEKESAYPSQLSGGQKQRVAIARALASEPEILLCDEATSALDPQTTESILELLLEINRKYRITIVLITHEMHVIKKICDRVAVMENGEVVEQGNVIDVFSKPKQPITRNFIKTIFDENLPESLLKKINEQDNPATLLRISFVGEHAAEPIWAELATRFKLRPNILYGNITQIKDTTLGILIVRVVGEPSDIEAGMNYLKTQELQIEVMNHAG, encoded by the coding sequence GTGATCCGACTTGAGAACGTAACCAAAGTGTTTGTTCAGGACAAGCAAAAAGTAGAAGCGGTCAAAAACGTCTCGCTTCATGTGCGGAAAGGGGAAATTTTCGGCATCATCGGCTTCAGCGGCGCGGGCAAAAGCACCTTGATCCGATGCATCAACTATTTGGAACGGCCGACCGAAGGGACGGTCCGCATCAACGGGGTGGATCTCGCCGGCTTGAATGAGGCCCAGCTCCGGGAGACGCGGCGCAAAATCGGCATGATCTTTCAAAACTTCAACCTGCTCTCTTCCGCAACGGTGTTTGACAATGTGGCCGCCCCCTTGCGTCTCGTCCGTACGCCAGTAAGCGAGATCGAGAAAAAGGTCGGAGAATTGCTGGAGATCGTAGGTTTGAAGGAGAAAGAATCGGCATACCCTTCCCAACTCTCCGGCGGCCAGAAGCAGCGCGTCGCCATCGCCCGGGCTCTGGCCAGCGAACCGGAAATTTTGCTTTGCGACGAAGCGACCTCGGCGTTGGACCCGCAAACCACCGAGTCCATCCTCGAACTGCTTCTGGAAATCAACCGCAAGTATCGCATCACTATCGTATTGATCACCCATGAAATGCATGTGATCAAGAAAATTTGCGACCGCGTGGCGGTTATGGAGAACGGAGAAGTCGTCGAACAAGGCAACGTGATCGATGTTTTTTCGAAACCGAAGCAGCCCATTACCAGGAACTTTATCAAAACCATTTTTGACGAGAATTTGCCCGAATCTTTGCTGAAGAAAATCAACGAGCAGGATAACCCGGCGACCTTGTTGCGGATATCGTTTGTCGGCGAACACGCCGCGGAACCGATCTGGGCGGAGCTGGCCACCCGGTTCAAGCTGCGTCCGAACATTTTGTACGGCAACATCACGCAAATCAAGGACACGACGCTCGGCATCCTCATCGTTCGAGTCGTGGGAGAACCGTCGGACATTGAGGCAGGCATGAATTATTTGAAGACACAAGAGCTGCAGATCGAGGTGATGAATCATGCTGGCTGA
- a CDS encoding MetQ/NlpA family ABC transporter substrate-binding protein — protein sequence MARKSLLVLMAVVFTLFMAACGKSNEQSGDNASATGSPAASSAPSASPSPSGSEPAKLKIGVMAGAEEEIWKVAKEVAKKDNLELELVVFNDYVQPNKVLEDGQLDANAFQHVPYLDEFNKNNGTHIVKLADTINYPIGVYSKKIKNLSELKDGDTLGLPNDPTNGARALILFQSAGLIKLKEGVGIKATVRDIVENPKNLKFKELDAAFIPKALGDLAAAVINTNFAIENGLSPSKDAIYREPKDSPWVNIIAVREGEQNKPVFKRLVQAFQSEEVKKFVTEKYGDSMVPAW from the coding sequence ATGGCGAGAAAGTCTCTACTGGTTTTGATGGCGGTCGTATTCACATTGTTTATGGCAGCCTGCGGCAAATCCAATGAACAATCCGGCGATAACGCTTCGGCGACCGGCAGTCCGGCGGCAAGCAGCGCTCCAAGCGCAAGCCCCAGCCCAAGCGGCTCCGAACCGGCCAAACTCAAAATCGGCGTAATGGCCGGCGCGGAGGAAGAGATTTGGAAGGTGGCCAAAGAGGTTGCCAAAAAAGACAATCTGGAACTGGAACTGGTCGTATTCAACGACTATGTGCAGCCGAACAAAGTGCTGGAAGACGGCCAGCTCGACGCCAACGCGTTCCAGCATGTCCCTTATCTCGACGAATTCAACAAGAATAACGGCACGCATATCGTGAAGCTGGCGGATACGATCAACTATCCGATCGGCGTATACTCCAAGAAGATCAAAAATCTGTCGGAGCTGAAAGACGGCGACACGCTCGGCTTGCCGAACGATCCGACGAACGGCGCCCGCGCGCTGATCCTCTTCCAGAGCGCCGGCCTGATCAAGTTGAAGGAAGGAGTCGGCATCAAGGCTACGGTCCGCGATATTGTCGAGAACCCGAAAAACCTGAAGTTCAAGGAACTGGACGCGGCCTTCATTCCGAAAGCGCTCGGAGACCTCGCGGCGGCCGTAATCAATACCAACTTCGCGATCGAAAACGGTCTTTCCCCAAGCAAGGATGCCATCTACCGCGAACCGAAGGATTCCCCTTGGGTTAACATTATCGCGGTCCGCGAAGGGGAACAGAACAAACCCGTCTTTAAGCGTCTGGTTCAAGCATTCCAATCGGAAGAAGTGAAAAAGTTCGTAACGGAAAAATACGGCGACTCCATGGTTCCGGCTTGGTAA
- a CDS encoding short-chain dehydrogenase — MRGRQLWFYSGFIANSSKESAPRFAQITGPGGYYLIMKQALVVGGSGMLAKTSLWLAENGYKVSVIGRNQEKLDKLCQQNGRIVPVSVDYRDDDALSKKLERIIRSGAIEMVVAWIHNDVAPNALQIVIDKISKQGINKWRLFHVLGSGSNLDKIRSRLEIPAACEYRQVQLGFVLENNRSRWLTNDEIANGVIEAIRTNKNRHLVGTLTPGNKRPDF, encoded by the coding sequence TTGCGCGGCAGGCAGTTATGGTTTTATTCTGGCTTTATCGCAAACAGCAGCAAGGAATCGGCGCCGCGTTTCGCCCAAATAACAGGTCCGGGAGGCTATTATTTAATAATGAAACAGGCATTAGTGGTTGGCGGATCGGGAATGCTCGCGAAAACTTCGCTCTGGCTTGCCGAAAACGGCTATAAGGTTTCGGTTATCGGAAGAAACCAAGAGAAACTGGACAAGTTATGTCAACAAAACGGCAGGATCGTTCCCGTTTCCGTCGATTACCGGGACGATGATGCCCTGAGTAAAAAATTGGAACGAATTATTCGCTCCGGCGCTATTGAAATGGTTGTCGCTTGGATTCATAATGATGTTGCGCCAAACGCTCTGCAAATCGTCATAGACAAGATCAGCAAGCAGGGAATCAACAAGTGGAGATTGTTTCACGTGCTCGGGAGCGGCTCGAATCTCGATAAAATCAGAAGCCGGTTAGAGATTCCCGCTGCATGCGAATACCGTCAAGTTCAACTTGGATTTGTGCTGGAGAATAACAGATCGAGATGGTTGACAAACGATGAAATCGCGAATGGGGTTATTGAAGCGATCCGCACGAATAAAAACCGGCATCTGGTTGGCACCCTAACACCCGGGAATAAAAGACCCGATTTTTGA
- a CDS encoding peptidoglycan recognition protein family protein, giving the protein MSILGIVLHHSACPSINGTGYDYFVCADGTIVAGAEPTDPHYVHVCLEGDFSVFRPLTAELQEQLFVAVKLFVALAARHGFDPTDLHPHSVSCPGRRFPWRELVLSRPEGYH; this is encoded by the coding sequence ATGTCCATCCTTGGCATTGTCCTCCACCACTCCGCCTGTCCTTCCATTAACGGCACCGGTTACGACTACTTCGTCTGCGCCGACGGCACCATCGTGGCCGGCGCCGAGCCGACCGACCCCCATTACGTGCATGTGTGCCTCGAAGGCGATTTCTCCGTCTTTCGTCCGCTTACCGCGGAGCTTCAGGAGCAGTTGTTTGTTGCGGTCAAACTGTTTGTCGCGCTTGCCGCCCGGCACGGGTTCGATCCGACGGACCTTCATCCCCACTCCGTATCGTGTCCGGGGAGACGGTTTCCCTGGCGGGAGCTTGTGCTTTCCAGGCCGGAGGGTTATCATTAA